In one Lolium rigidum isolate FL_2022 chromosome 3, APGP_CSIRO_Lrig_0.1, whole genome shotgun sequence genomic region, the following are encoded:
- the LOC124701235 gene encoding uncharacterized protein LOC124701235 produces the protein MWVTSMPQVWDEEARSGKGAAAGMVTPAPATALLGSLAGWLSRVADPPAPTVCGAPGGPPVTAPRVTLRDGRHLAYCESGVPKEQARFKVVFSHGFTGSREDSVRATQEVAEELGVYMVGFDRAGYGESDPNPNRSVKSAALDVEELADALGLGPKFYVIGISLGCHAVWGALKYIPERIAGAAMMAPVVNHWWPSFPADLAAEVYNKQEVGDQWALRVSHHAPGILHWWMDQSWLPTSTVVAGTTPLPNKRDANIRNMIKADGTFEKKKELATQQGIHESYYRDMMVMFGKWEFDPMSLPKPPCPVHIWQGDEDGLVPVVLQRYIASKLSWVNYHELSETGHFLSPVPGLGDTVLRTLFSQS, from the exons ATGTGGGTGACCTCCATGCCGCAGGTGTGGGACGAGGAGGCGAGGAGCGGCAAGGGCGCCGCGGCCGGCATGGTGACCCCCGCGCCGGCCACCGCGCTGCTGGGCTCGCTGGCCGGCTGGCTCTCCCGCGTCGCGGACCCGCCGGCGCCCACGGTCTGCGGCGCGCCGGGCGGGCCGCCCGTGACGGCGCCCAGGGTGACGCTCCGGGACGGGCGGCACCTCGCCTACTGCGAGAGCGGCGTGCCCAAGGAGCAGGCCCGGTTCAAGGTCGTCTTCTCCCACGGCTTCACCGGCTCCCGCGAGGACAGCGTCCGCGCCACCCAG GAAGTGGCTGAAGAGCTAGGCGTGTACATGGTGGGGTTCGATCGTGCCGGCTACGGCGAGAGCGATCCGAACCCCAACCGATCCGTGAAGAGCGCCGCGCTCGACGTCGAGGAGCTCGCGGACGCGCTAGGACTGGGCCCTAAGTTCTACGTGATCGGCATCTCCCTTGGCTGCCATGCTGTCTGGGGCGCCCTCAAGTACATCCCCGAAAG GATTGCTGGAGCCGCGATGATGGCGCCCGTGGTGAACCACTGGTGGCCAAGCTTCCCCGCCGACCTTGCTGCGGAGGTGTACAACAAGCAGGAGGTGGGCGACCAGTGGGCGCTGCGCGTGTCGCACCACGCCCCCGGCATCCTCCACTGGTGGATGGACCAGAGCTGGCTGCCCACCTCCACGGTCgtggccggcaccaccccgctccCCAACAAGCGCGACGCCAATATCCGAAACATGATTAAGGCAGACGGCACGTTCGAGAAG AAGAAGGAACTAGCGACGCAGCAAGGCATCCATGAGTCGTACTACCGCGACATGATGGTGATGTTCGGCAAGTGGGAGTTCGACCCGATGAGCCTGCCGAAGCCGCCCTGCCCCGTCCACATCTGGCAGGGCGACGAGGACGGGCTGGTGCCGGTGGTGCTGCAGAGATACATTGCCAGCAAGCTCAGCTGGGTGAACTACCACGAGCTCTCCGAAACCGGGCACTTCCTGTCGCCTGTCCCAGGGCTAGGAGACACCGTTCTTAGGACCCTCTTCAGCCAAAGTTGA